Within Pseudomonas cichorii, the genomic segment CAGTTTTAGTGAGTCCAGAGTAGCCATATTCATCTGGCTATGCTCGATAAGGTTTTACTGCGCCGTTGCCGATACATCAATCGACCGTTGAATACTTCAGGGGTGCCTTGTCTTTTGTCGCATTCGCCCTTGGACTTTTCAGGTTATGTGCGACTTATTCCGAATCATGGATTTGGGAGTTGTTTAAACTGCTGAAAGCGCATAGCGTGTGGCGTTTTTGACCGATACCTTTTCATGAAGACGCGCGCAGTAATAACCGATGTGTTGTTGCGTAAGGGAGCGATGCTGATCGTCTCGCTCCTGGTGAGCTGGCAGGTCCAGGCCGCTCAGGTCGTGCAAGTGGCGGCCGTGCATTTTCCGCCCTATATGATTCGCCCTGAAAGAGGCAACGATACCGGGCTTCTGCCCAAGCTCATCGAGGCCTTGAATGCCAGTCAGCGGGACTATGAGTTCGTGGTGGTGCCGACTTCCGTGCAGCGTCGCTTCCGGGACTTTGCCCAGGGCCGTTTCGATATCGCCATTTTTGAAAACCCCGACTGGGGCTGGAAACATGTCGCCTATGACAAGGTGGACATGGGGCTTGAGGATGCCGAAGTCTTTGTGGCGCGCCGGGTCGAAGGGCGTCAGCAGAGTTACTTCGATGATCTTTCGGACAAGCGTCTGGCCCTGTTCAGCGGTTATCACTATGGATTTGCCAACTTCAATGCAGACCAGAAGTATCTGAGTGAAAACTTCAATGCCACTTCGACCTATTCCCATGACAGCAATCTATTGATGGTGATACGCGGGCGTGTGGATATCGCGCCGGTAACGCGCTCCTATCTGGTGGACTTCATGGCACATAACCCTGGCGAGGCCGAACAGTTTCTGGTTTCCGAGCGGGTCGATCAGCTTTATCGGCAATATGCACTGTTGCGGCCGGGCGGCAGCATCAGCGCTACGAAGTTTGATCAGCTGTTACAGCAATTGCGGGATAACGGGG encodes:
- a CDS encoding substrate-binding periplasmic protein, which produces MLIVSLLVSWQVQAAQVVQVAAVHFPPYMIRPERGNDTGLLPKLIEALNASQRDYEFVVVPTSVQRRFRDFAQGRFDIAIFENPDWGWKHVAYDKVDMGLEDAEVFVARRVEGRQQSYFDDLSDKRLALFSGYHYGFANFNADQKYLSENFNATSTYSHDSNLLMVIRGRVDIAPVTRSYLVDFMAHNPGEAEQFLVSERVDQLYRQYALLRPGGSISATKFDQLLQQLRDNGEFARIFEPLHIKVLAVPPYSAASADTAVSKKVGR